The genomic window GCCTTTGACTAAGGTGGCATTGATCTGCATGATGACCGATTCTATGGAGTAGGCGCTGCTCCAGCCCTGTTTGGTGAGCAGTTCCATACACAAGGCCCCTCCACCCAAGACATACCCTCCAGAGAGAATAGGCAACTCGACGCGAACAAATGGAGGATCAAACGGAAAGTTATCTTTGAAAGAGAAGTTAAGCAAAATATATTCTATgccctctttctctttcaagaGCTGAAGGTCACCGTACAAGGGACTATCAGGATCAACTTTCCGCAGTTTAACGTGCCAGTCATATAAGCTGTCGTTTATCAGTTCCACGGAATAAGTCCCCGATTTGTAACTCTGCGATCTGTATATATCTCTGAGTTCTTTCATAAGTCTATTTGAAGCATGCACCGAGCCAGAGACGGTACCATTCAAATGCTCTTGCCTTTGGCTTTTTTTGATATTCTCTAATATCGCCAAATGCTCGTTCTCAAGCCCTTCATCCTCTGACTTTTTCTCACTAGAAGTCTCTTCTTCTTTCAGCTCATAATGATCCAAGTCTTCCAGGCCGTCAGctgcatcttcatcttcatcttctgaaGGCACCTCTTCGATGGTCGCCTTCTGAGCGATGGGGACCGGCTGGTCCAGCATCTCCACATCCAGGTGCTCAGGCAGGTTATATAAGCTGCAGAGTTCACAGATCAGCCACTTGAGCTGCTGACGAAGCGAACTGTTGGGCTTCGAATCTTCCAGGCGTTCCAGGATCGATGTGAGATCTGGATCGTCAGAGTCCACGAACCATATCGGTGGCGAAGATGGGTAGGACTCGGTGATGGTGCAGTGCAGGGTGAGCGGCGGCGGCGAGGGCGGGCTGCCCGCGGGCGCCGGCGGCACCAGGAACTGACACTGCAGCTCATCCAGCTGCCAGCTCACGATGCGCAGCCGCTCGTGGTCCTTGTCGAAGATGGACGCTAGGAACTCCAGCTCGGCCTTAAGCCCCGACGACATCCTTCCTCTCGGGTCCTCTGAGACGAGTGTGGAAGCAAAGCGGCCCCGCGAGACGCCTGCTGGGCTGCCACCGCCCCTGGGGCCGCCTGGCCGGGCCGGGCTCCTGCAGCTCCGCCTCTGCCCGCCTCCGCGACCCGCAGAGCGTGGCCGCCGCAGTCATAAGTCTAAGCACTGTGTCGCACAATGATCTACAGGGCCTTTTCATCTTGCATAACGGaaccttttgttcttttttttttttttaattttgtttttgaaacatagTCTCGAATAGTGggggctggttttgaactctgtgtagccaaagatggccttgaacgCCTGATCCTCCGGCCTCTACCTCCGTCTTCACCCACTGCTGAAATCAcagcgccaccacacccagtttatggcCTACTGGGAAGGGAAGCTGAGGCCACACGTGTTCTAGGCATGCAAGCTAAGGCTCCAGGCTGATTTTAAACGaaacttgaacttctgatctttctaccCTCACCTCCTGGGTGGTGGGATTATACGAAAGCATCCCCATGGCTAGTTTGCGGTGTGCTAAACGCtaaagatggaacccagggcctggagcatgctaggcaagcattctacacCCCGGAGTTGCATCCCCAGTCAGTTGTTTTCTCGATTCATTTTCAGCAGCCATTTTAGTTGCTTCCATAGCGTGCCTATCTTGACTACTGCTACAGTGAACATGGTTCGCTGATTTCAGAGCTGAGAGGTGACGGCTCAGCAAATAAGTATTGCTTAATATTCGAACATGAGGAGTTCAAATCTTCAGCACGTGTATAGAAAGCTTGGCCTGGCCTAACGCATGCCTGCAATCCCGGTACTGTAGGAGAGGCAGACTGGGAAGGTGTCTTGCCTGTATcttacacatacaaaacacatacactgagtcggggaggcagagaggagagaggagagacagagacagagacagagatcgagaagaaagagcagagaaCTGCTTTTGGTTCTTTTAAATAAGCAGAAGCATGCCTATGTCTGGTGGAATCATAAGACTTTATGttgtacatagatttttttttttttaaggaaacttCACAGCTACCTCCAGCTCAGCAGGGGCACcaatttctccacatctttgttatcactgtttttttttttcctttttgcttttattatttatttatttttaccatgCTCCCTATGAGGTGTGACAAGATACCTCTTGGTGCTTTTCATCTTCAGTGTGCTCCCAGTTTAGGGAAGATGAGCAGTTTCCCAAGAGTCTCAAcccttcctgtcttctcctgagACATGCCTATCGAGTCCTTTGTCCATTTAAAAATcaggtttttgtgtggttttgctattgCGTTCTTAATATTTTGTGATATTAACTTAAGATTttgaatctttatttttcttttctgtgtatgggtattttgcctgcatgtatgtatgtgtgtgcatcaagTGTGACTGCAGTCCGTGTGGGGCCAGAAGAAACTGTCAAATCCCCtagggctggggttacaggcagtggcgagctgccatgtggatgctgggaattgaactcaggtcctcttaactgctgagccatctctccagctcaagatATTAAcctgttttggttggttggttgtggttttttgtttgtttgtttggggttttttgtttgtttgtttgttgttgttgttgtttgagacagggtttctctgcagagccctggctgtcctggaactcactctatagaccaggctagcctcaaactcagaaagatctgcttccctttgcctcctgagggctTGGATTAaacacatgtgccaccactacccaacCAACATATTaatgtaaaattattaaaaaataaattatttggggAGAAGGTCATATGGGGACGTCAGAAGACAACTCCTTACACTATGTAGGGGgctctgggatcaaactcagactgtcaggcctggcagcaaatgcttttgcccactgagccatcttgccagtctggaatatttaaaaaaattttttttaatcagctgTAAAGTTTGAAGTATTTTCTCAaattctcctggctgccttttcATACTGTTGACTATTCTGACAGGAGTATGACGTAATtttcagtgtctggttttggCTTTGTTGCTTGTGTGCAAGAAATCATTTTGCTACGATAGGTGATGTAAAGatttccgccccccccccatcttctaCAAGTGTTTACTATTTTAGAACTCCTGTTCATGCCTTTAACCTATTTTGAGTTGACATTTGTATATGGTGTAAGACAAATGTCAAATTTATTCGTTATGCCTATTGTCCTAGCTACAGTTTCTacagctgtgataaaacaccatgaccaactaGGACATCTGTGGATAGTCAGTTTCCCACACAGCATTCGATGAAGTAATTATCTTTTCCTAATtgtgaaattttacttttatcaAGGATCACTTGACCATATATGCCCATGCATAtatctatttctctgttctttctgttccATTCTTCATGTATATCtctatgccaataccatacaCTTCTTCTGCTCATGGTAGCTTTGTAATAGATTTTGAAATGGAGAAATATAGAAGCATCTACATGTGTTCTTCTTGTTCActgttgtttttaatgttagAGATCCTTTACAGTTACACAGTAATTTAATACTTTCCTTTCTATTAGAGGAAAAGGCCACTTGGATCTTTGTAGAGACTGTATTGAAGCTGAATTCTTCTTTGAGTAATATAGACTTTTGAGTAGTGTAGGAAAATTAAGTCTTCCAGcccaccaggcggtggtggcgcacgcctttaatcccagcacttgggaggtagaggcaggcagatttctgagttcgaggtcagcctggtctacagagtgagttccaggacagccagggctacacagagaaaccctgtcttgaaaaacaaaacaaaacaaagtcttcCACCCCATGCCTTTAGGAGGCCAGGAGGCCTTCCCATGTgctgtgttttaaattttttcagtcACGTTGTATAGCTTTCAGTGTAGAAGTCTCTTCTCTATTAACTTAATCCTTACAgaggttattctttttttttttttttttttttttgtattatatgtaagtacactgaagctatcttcagacagccagaagagggtgtcagatctttttatggatggttgtgagccaccatgtggatgctgggattcaaactcatgacctttggaagagcagtcagtgctcttacccgctgaaccatctctccagccccagaggttATTCTTTTTGGTGCTGctgtaaatgaataaattgaacttcttatttgttttctgctcttttgtctgtgtgtgcatgtggtgtttgCAAGTGCACCTACGCATTTACCTGTCAGTGCACATCAATGGCGATACCCTTCTCAATACACTCAGtgggtttgctttggttttgatttgttttgtttgtttgttgagacagggtttctctctgtagtcctggaactcactctgtagatgatgctctcctcagactcacagagatctgtctacctgTGCCTCAGGGTCTCATAGAGGAAACTGGAGCCCACTTGAGTCTGCAATGACCTCTCCCATCACTGAGCTTACAGACCCTCACTTCTGTACCCACCTTTTTACatagtgctggggatcaaaataTGGGgtccttattattttatttgtttgtttgttttctgagatggtttctctgtgtaaccctggctgtcctggaacttgctctgtagaccaggctggccttaaactcacagagatccacctctgcctcttgagtgctgggattaaagacatacaccaTCACTGTCTGTTAGGTTTATATACAGCATAGCACCCACATAGTACCCACATgtagccatctccacagcccggAAACAGTTtcctttatttccatttaaatattGTTAACTGATATTGTATTGAAACataacttatttttttccttaacacacacagaacagtaacaacaacagtacacacacacacacacaaagcaagcaagcaagcaaccattTTTTCTGTGCAGTGCAGACTGACACCAAaatcacaatcctcctgcctcagttttctgagCGTTGGGGGGTTGCAGGAGTATAAGCATGTCATCTCTCACTTTTTAGTGTTCACTGTATTCTGTTCATTCATTAGTTCCAGcagtatgcacatgcatgcatgttttgCAAACTTGAGGGTTTTCTATGTTCAAGAACATATGATCAGTAGGCAGatgatttaaatttttcctttctgattaGAATGGCgtttctttcattctcttgctTAATCACTTTTACTGGTACTTTCAGTACTACATGGTAGTGGTAAATGGTAAAAATGGGTGTCTGTGCCTTGCTTTTGATCCCGCGGGCTCTTAGCATTGTCACCTAGTTGCTTGGCACATGTGGCCTTTATTATGTTGGGTCCTCTTTTTCTATTCCTACTTTGTGTTCTTCTGAATGTTTAATTTTGTGAAATGATTCTCCTACCTGCTTAAGAGGATCATGCGATTCTCATTCTTTGTAGCTTTTGGATGACACGTGTATGGCACTGATcgatgtgtttctttgttttttattttttttttccgagacagggtttctctgtgtagccctggctgtcctggaactcactctgtagaccaggccagtcttgaactcagaaatctgcctgcctctgcctcccaagtgctgggatcaaaggtgtgtgctaccactgcccagctctgatCAATTTTCATATATGAAACCAGCCAGCCACTCTCTCATCCCATCAATAGATCTCACTGGGTCGTGACAATCATTTTAGTGTGCTGCTAAATTATGTCATTAATAAGTTGTTGAGGGTATCTTCATGTATGTTTAtcaaaaatattgataaaataaatcctattagtttaataaaaaaaaaagaatcttgagCTCGGGTTGGGAAGATAgttagctcagtggctaagagcccTTGATGCTTGTCCAGATGACCcagatttagttcccagcacccacactgtagCTCACAACCAGCCATCTATAGCTCCAATGCCAGGGAGATCAAACACCCTTTGCAGGCACCGGGCATGCATTGCTGCACAgtcaaaacatccatacacataaaattagcataaatagccaggcagaggtggtgtacacctgtgatcccagcactctgggaggcagaggcaggcagatttctgagtttgaggccagcctggtctacagagtgagttccaggacagccagggctgtatagagaaaccctgttttgaaaaaaccaaatccaaaaaacccaaataaataaataaatacatgccaggtggtggtggcacacgcctttaaccccagcacttgggaggcagaggcaggcggatttctgagtttgaggccagccttgtctatagagtgagttccaggacagccagggctgtacagagaaaccctgtctcaaaaaaacaaaaagaaaaaaaaagtaaagaaatctgcctgcttctgtctcccaagtgctgggattaaaggtgtgcgccaccacagccggGCTAgtagctgtctttaaacacacaccagaaaagggcatcagatcccactacagatggctgtgagccaccatatggttgctgggaattgaactcaggacctctggaagagccatcttatcctctgagccatctcttcagctcatcttttcctcctcttcctcttcctcctctcctctttccccgccccttcctgctcctctccctccttcctcttcctcctccactgtaCTTCTTAGGTTGGGCCCATGACTTTGCACAAGCCACCACTGAGAATACACTCTTGGCCCCCGCCCGCCCCTGCCAGCTTTTCTCTGTTCCGGTTTTGATTGCTCATTCAGCCTCTCTAAGAGTTATGGGACTGCTCAGGTGTTTTATTTCTCCAACTCCAATCACATTGGTAGCTTATAACCCTAGAGGAgtttagccattttttttttagctcatcCAGTTGCTGTGACATTTACATGTCATCTATGACCATCTTTCACTGTGGTATCAGttgtcttctccctccctccctccttccctccctccctccctcctcctttttggTGTGACTAAAAGTTTGTCAATTTTGTTAACCTTTTCAAAAAACAGGGTTCttcagttttattgtttttaattgtgtatattcACATGTGTCTGTCTaagggtgtgtgcacatgaatgcaggttcctgcagaggccagaagaaaatgCCACGTGTCCTGGAGCTAGACTTGTAGGCAGCTACCAGCTGCCTGATATGATGATGCTGGGATCTGAAGTCTAGTCCTCTTACAAACACAGTAGGCATTCttcataagatttatttattggctgggcggtggtggtgcacgcctgtaatcccagcacttgggaggcagaggcaggtggatttctgagttctgaggccag from Apodemus sylvaticus chromosome X, mApoSyl1.1, whole genome shotgun sequence includes these protein-coding regions:
- the LOC127675757 gene encoding ubiquitin-conjugating enzyme E2 Q2-like, with amino-acid sequence MSSGLKAELEFLASIFDKDHERLRIVSWQLDELQCQFLVPPAPAGSPPSPPPLTLHCTITESYPSSPPIWFVDSDDPDLTSILERLEDSKPNSSLRQQLKWLICELCSLYNLPEHLDVEMLDQPVPIAQKATIEEVPSEDEDEDAADGLEDLDHYELKEEETSSEKKSEDEGLENEHLAILENIKKSQRQEHLNGTVSGSVHASNRLMKELRDIYRSQSYKSGTYSVELINDSLYDWHVKLRKVDPDSPLYGDLQLLKEKEGIEYILLNFSFKDNFPFDPPFVRVELPILSGGYVLGGGALCMELLTKQGWSSAYSIESVIMQINATLVKGKARVRFGADKNQYNLETAQQSYDSVVQMHEKKGWFTPPKEDG